The following coding sequences are from one Nilaparvata lugens isolate BPH chromosome 6, ASM1435652v1, whole genome shotgun sequence window:
- the LOC120351921 gene encoding uncharacterized protein LOC120351921 — translation METVCVLDNFEIIDPILIFQNLKPIVLDICLKEAEKFNNNIKWYVALKLKLKKLVADHEMNTTQTFHGIAQTILQIQDNIKEFSVQWDEAEGIIWNKIDKFIQYGSGWVINSIECSDLNIVCYKPIYSGTYVPTPKKLDNKKSTINIKNEDQRCFLWSVLAYFNQDQKHNRVRDLEKYLHLVNVENLEFPLKIEDIPKLESLNVDICINVYDYAEESDTISPLHVSEYQSRLHKKNLILLEDKHFIYIRNLSRLTLANAASLYIPTPNRLANKKATVNILNDDQKSFLWSVLSFFNEDQRNNRVTDLQKYSHLVNVENLEFPVKIEKIPKFESFNEDICINVLSYEDEKDIIYPISTSKNRGRKHTITLFFLKKIALYSSEEFVKIVV, via the coding sequence ATGGAAACTGTTTGCGTTTtagataattttgaaattattgatcctatattgatatttcaaaacttAAAACCAATTGTACTTGATATCTGTTTAAAAGAagctgaaaaatttaataataatataaaatggtatGTTGCTCTCAAattgaagctgaagaaattagttgcAGATCATGAAATGAATACTACACAAACATTTCATGGGATAGCACAAACAATTCTACAAattcaagataatataaaagagttTAGTGTTCAATGggatgaagcagaaggtattatatggaataaaatagataaatttatACAATATGGTAGTGGTTGGGtgattaattcaattgaatgttctgatttgaatattgtttgctaCAAACCAATATATTCCGGAACATATGTACCAACTCCCAAAAAGCTTGATAATAAGAAATCAaccattaatataaaaaatgaggaTCAAAGGTGCTTCTTATGGTCAGTACTAGCATACTTCAATCAAgatcaaaaacacaatagagTAAGAGATTTAGAAAAATACTTACATTTAGTTAATGTTGAGAATTTGGAATTCCCTCTAAAAATAGAAGACATTCCAAAATTAGAGAGTTTGAATGTAGatatttgtataaatgtttatGATTATGCAGAAGAGAGTGACACTATCTCCCCACTCCATGTATCTGAATATCAAAGTagattgcataaaaaaaatttaatcttgCTAGaggataaacatttcatttatataaggAATCTTTCAAGACTAACTCTTGCAAATGCAGCTAGTTTGTACATTCCAACTCCAAATAGACTTGCTAATAAGAAAGCAACTGTCAACATACTCAATGATGATCAGAAATCATTCTTATGGTCAGTACTATCATTCTTCAATGAAGATCAAAGGAACAATAGAGTTACGGACCtacaaaaatattcacatttaGTCAATGTTGAGAATTTGGAATTCCctgtaaaaatagaaaaaattccaaagtttgaGAGTTTTAATGAAGATATTTGTATTAATGTGTTGAGTTATGAGGATGAGAAGGATATTATATATCCCATATCTACATCAAAGAATAGAGGAAGGAAGCATACAATAACTCtttttttcctaaaaaaaaTAGCATTATATTCTAGTGAAGAATTTGTCAAGATTGTTGTCTGA